From a single Loigolactobacillus coryniformis subsp. coryniformis KCTC 3167 = DSM 20001 genomic region:
- the asnA gene encoding aspartate--ammonia ligase translates to MHLIIPTEYDPKLSVRQTQEAIRYIRETFQDEFGKQLNLSRVSAPMMVDRATGLNDNLNGIESPVSFTMKDMPTKTMEIVHSLAKWKRNALGRFGFQPGEGLYTNMNAIRKDEDLDNFHSIYVDQWDWEKVITKEERTIATLQQTVRQIFKVIKHMEHEVWYKYPNAVHHLPDEIHFVTTQELEDRWPDKTPMEREDLIAKEFGCVFIMQIGGALKSGKRHDGRAPDYDDWSLNGDLIFWYEPLDCKLEISSMGIRVDEVAMAKQLKIAGAEDRLHLPFHQKIMHGELPYSIGGGIGQSRLCMLLLGKAHVGEVQASVWPQEMLDECAAHDIHIL, encoded by the coding sequence ATGCATTTAATTATTCCAACTGAATATGATCCAAAATTATCTGTCCGCCAAACCCAAGAAGCCATTCGCTATATCCGTGAGACCTTTCAAGATGAATTCGGTAAACAACTCAACTTATCCCGCGTTTCAGCACCAATGATGGTTGATCGTGCCACCGGTCTAAACGATAACTTAAATGGCATCGAATCACCAGTTTCATTTACCATGAAAGACATGCCAACTAAAACTATGGAAATCGTGCATAGTTTAGCTAAATGGAAACGTAACGCTCTAGGTCGTTTTGGCTTTCAACCTGGCGAGGGTCTTTACACTAACATGAACGCCATTCGTAAAGATGAAGACCTCGACAATTTTCATTCAATCTACGTTGATCAATGGGATTGGGAAAAAGTAATTACAAAAGAGGAACGTACAATTGCGACCCTTCAACAAACGGTTCGCCAAATCTTTAAAGTAATCAAGCATATGGAGCACGAAGTTTGGTATAAATACCCTAACGCTGTTCATCACCTACCCGATGAAATTCATTTCGTTACAACGCAAGAGCTAGAGGATCGTTGGCCTGATAAGACGCCAATGGAACGTGAAGACCTTATTGCCAAGGAATTTGGTTGCGTCTTTATTATGCAAATTGGTGGGGCCTTAAAATCTGGCAAGCGCCATGACGGCCGCGCTCCTGATTACGATGACTGGTCACTTAACGGTGATCTGATTTTCTGGTACGAACCCTTAGACTGCAAGCTAGAAATATCTAGTATGGGTATCCGGGTCGATGAAGTCGCAATGGCTAAGCAATTAAAAATTGCTGGCGCAGAAGATCGGCTACATTTGCCTTTCCATCAAAAAATTATGCATGGTGAATTACCTTACAGCATTGGCGGTGGGATCGGTCAATCACGCTTATGTATGCTGCTATTAGGCAAAGCACACGTTGGTGAAGTCCAAGCTAGTGTCTGGCCACAAGAAATGCTGGATGAATGTGCTGCGCACGACATTCACATCCTGTAG
- the tpiA gene encoding triose-phosphate isomerase translates to MRKPIIAGNWKLNKNPKETAEFVAGIKGKLADATKVEAVIGAPAVDLQTLIDAAKGTDLKVASENNYFEDAGAFTGETSPKVLAEMGVNYGIIGHSERREYFHETDEDINKKAHALFKNGVTPIICCGETLETRKAGKVDEWVSGQIKAALKGLSAEQVASAVIAYEPIWAIGTGETATPEQAQEVCHLIRETVAGLYDQTTAENVRIQYGGSMKPANVKELMAQPDIDGGLVGGASLQPESFLELVHYQD, encoded by the coding sequence ATGCGTAAACCAATCATTGCGGGTAACTGGAAATTAAACAAGAACCCTAAAGAAACTGCTGAATTTGTTGCTGGCATTAAAGGCAAGTTAGCTGACGCTACTAAAGTTGAAGCTGTTATCGGTGCTCCTGCCGTTGACTTACAAACTTTGATCGATGCTGCTAAAGGTACTGATTTAAAAGTTGCTTCTGAAAACAACTACTTTGAAGATGCTGGTGCTTTCACTGGCGAAACTTCACCAAAAGTTTTAGCTGAAATGGGTGTTAACTACGGCATTATCGGCCATAGCGAACGCCGCGAATATTTCCATGAAACAGATGAAGACATCAACAAAAAAGCACACGCTTTGTTCAAAAATGGGGTTACACCAATTATCTGCTGTGGCGAAACTTTAGAAACTCGTAAAGCCGGCAAGGTTGACGAATGGGTTTCTGGTCAAATCAAAGCTGCTTTGAAGGGCTTATCAGCTGAACAAGTTGCTTCTGCAGTTATTGCTTACGAACCAATCTGGGCAATCGGTACTGGCGAAACAGCTACCCCAGAACAAGCACAAGAAGTTTGCCATTTGATCCGTGAAACAGTTGCTGGCCTTTATGACCAAACAACTGCTGAAAACGTACGGATTCAATATGGTGGTTCAATGAAACCAGCTAACGTTAAAGAATTAATGGCACAACCTGATATCGACGGTGGCCTTGTTGGTGGCGCTAGCTTACAACCTGAATCATTCTTGGAATTGGTACATTACCAAGACTAA
- a CDS encoding phosphoglycerate kinase: MAKLIVSDLDVKDKKVLIRVDFNVPIKGGVIGDDNRIVAALPTIKYVVENGGKAILLSHLGRIKSDEDKKELSLQPVATRLAELLNQPVTFVPVNEGKKLEDAVNAMTAGQVLVMENTRFQDIDNDFGKRESKNDPKLGEYWASLGDVFVNDAFGTAHRAHASNVGIATAMKAKGQKVAAGFLMEKEIKFLGDAVDNPKHPFVAILGGAKVSDKIGVIDHLLSKADKVIVGGGMTYTFYAAKGLSIGKSLVETDKIDLAKQIIDKAGDKLVLPVDNIVAKEFNNDVPSKDVEGNIPDGYMALDIGEKSIAEFKDVLKDAKTVVWNGPMGVFEMSNYAKGTLEIGKFLGTLTDATTIVGGGDSTAAVKQLGVGDQLTHISTGGGASLEYLEGKELPGIAAISNK; the protein is encoded by the coding sequence ATGGCTAAATTAATCGTTTCTGATTTAGATGTTAAAGATAAAAAAGTGTTGATCCGTGTAGACTTTAACGTACCGATCAAAGGTGGCGTTATTGGTGACGATAACCGGATTGTTGCTGCATTACCAACTATCAAATATGTGGTTGAAAATGGCGGTAAAGCAATCTTGCTTTCTCACTTAGGCCGGATCAAATCTGACGAAGATAAAAAAGAATTAAGCTTACAACCTGTTGCAACTCGCTTGGCTGAATTATTGAACCAACCAGTTACTTTTGTTCCTGTTAACGAAGGTAAGAAGCTTGAAGATGCTGTTAATGCAATGACTGCTGGTCAAGTACTTGTTATGGAAAACACTCGTTTCCAAGACATCGACAATGACTTTGGCAAGCGCGAAAGCAAAAACGATCCTAAATTAGGCGAATACTGGGCTTCATTAGGCGATGTTTTTGTTAATGATGCATTTGGTACTGCTCATCGTGCCCATGCTTCAAACGTTGGTATCGCAACTGCTATGAAAGCTAAAGGCCAAAAAGTGGCTGCCGGCTTCTTAATGGAAAAAGAAATCAAGTTCTTAGGTGATGCCGTTGACAATCCTAAGCACCCATTTGTTGCCATCTTAGGTGGTGCCAAAGTTTCTGATAAGATCGGTGTGATCGATCATTTATTAAGCAAAGCTGACAAAGTTATCGTCGGTGGCGGTATGACTTATACGTTCTATGCTGCTAAAGGTTTAAGCATTGGTAAGTCATTGGTTGAAACAGATAAAATTGATTTAGCTAAACAAATCATCGACAAAGCTGGCGACAAGTTAGTCTTGCCTGTTGATAATATTGTGGCTAAAGAATTCAATAACGATGTACCTAGCAAGGATGTTGAAGGTAACATTCCTGATGGCTACATGGCTTTAGATATCGGCGAAAAGTCAATTGCTGAATTTAAAGATGTGCTTAAAGACGCTAAGACAGTTGTTTGGAACGGCCCTATGGGTGTGTTCGAAATGAGCAACTACGCTAAAGGCACTTTGGAAATCGGCAAGTTCTTAGGTACTTTAACTGATGCAACAACCATCGTCGGTGGTGGCGATTCAACTGCAGCAGTTAAACAATTAGGCGTTGGCGACCAATTGACTCATATCTCAACTGGTGGCGGTGCTTCACTTGAATACCTTGAAGGTAAAGAATTACCTGGTATTGCTGCTATTTCTAATAAATAA
- the gap gene encoding type I glyceraldehyde-3-phosphate dehydrogenase, whose translation MTVKIGINGFGRIGRLAFRRIFELGAKSNDIEVVAINDLTSPAMLAHLLKYDSTHGTFAGEVSATDNGIVVNGKEYRVYAEPKAQDIPWVKNDGVDFVLECTGFYTSKAKSQAHLDAGAKRVLISAPAGSDLKTVVYNVNDDVLTADDTIVSAGSCTTNCLAPMAYFLNKEFGVEVGTMTTIHAYTSTQMLLDGPVRGGNLRAARAAGVNTIPHSTGAAKAIGLVIPELQGKLQGHAQRVGVVDGSLTELVSILDKKVTADEVNEAIKKHTEGNESFGWNADEIVSSDIIGTTYGSIFDPTQTEVTTAGDKQLVKTVAWYDNEYGFTCQMVRTLLKFATL comes from the coding sequence AGGTGCTAAATCTAACGATATCGAAGTTGTCGCAATCAACGACTTAACTTCACCTGCTATGTTAGCTCATTTATTGAAATATGATTCAACACATGGTACTTTTGCTGGCGAAGTTAGCGCTACTGACAATGGTATCGTTGTTAACGGCAAAGAATACCGTGTATATGCTGAACCTAAAGCACAAGATATTCCTTGGGTTAAAAATGACGGCGTAGATTTCGTCCTTGAATGTACTGGTTTCTACACATCCAAAGCTAAATCACAAGCTCATTTGGATGCAGGTGCAAAACGTGTCTTGATCTCAGCTCCAGCTGGTAGCGATTTGAAGACAGTTGTTTACAACGTAAACGACGATGTATTGACTGCTGATGACACAATTGTTTCAGCTGGTTCATGCACAACTAACTGCTTAGCTCCTATGGCTTACTTCTTGAACAAAGAATTTGGCGTTGAAGTTGGTACTATGACAACTATCCATGCTTACACTTCTACACAAATGTTATTAGACGGCCCTGTTCGTGGCGGTAACTTACGTGCAGCTCGTGCAGCTGGTGTTAACACTATTCCTCATTCAACTGGTGCTGCTAAAGCTATTGGCTTGGTTATCCCAGAATTACAAGGTAAATTACAAGGCCATGCACAACGTGTTGGTGTTGTTGACGGTTCATTAACTGAATTAGTTTCTATCCTTGACAAAAAGGTTACTGCTGACGAAGTTAACGAAGCTATCAAGAAGCATACTGAAGGTAACGAAAGCTTTGGCTGGAACGCTGACGAAATCGTATCAAGTGACATCATTGGCACAACTTACGGTTCAATCTTCGACCCAACTCAAACAGAAGTTACAACTGCTGGCGACAAGCAATTAGTTAAGACTGTTGCTTGGTACGACAACGAATATGGCTTCACTTGCCAAATGGTTCGTACTTTATTGAAATTCGCTACTCTCTAA